TCGCGGCGGAGCTGACGCGCAAGGTGGCGGAGACGTGGGGCTACGACAAGCCCATCCTCCTGGGCGAGTTCGGCTACGGCGGCGACGACCGCCGGACGTATGACCACACGCACGTGGGCATCTGGGTCACCACCTTCTGTGGTGCCGGAGTGCTCGCGCACAGCGCCCCGCCGTTCACCGAGGACTCCGACGTGCCGATGACGCCGGAGCGCGGCCGTCACTTCCGTGTGCTGGCGGACTACCTCGCCCGCCTGCCTCCGGGGACGCCGCTGCTGCCACAAGAGGCGCCTCCGGCGTCACCCGCCGGCACGCGGGCCTGGTCCATGGGCCGCCCGGGCCTCCATGCGCTGTGGGTGATGGGCGCGAAGCAGGGCTATGGCGAGCCCGTGTCCGACGCCCGGGTGCGCGTGCGGCTTGCTCCCGGGGAGTACCGCATCACCTGGTGGAACGACGTGACGGGCGAGGTGCTGAGCCGCGAGCAGCGGCTCGTGTCGGACCCGGAAGTGTCGCTCACCGTGCCCCCGTTCGTGCGGCACGCGGCTGGCGTGGTGGAGGTCGTCCGCTGAGCCCGTGCGTGGCGACGCGGCCATGGCATTGCTGCCTCCGTTCGTAGGGCACACGGCCAGGGTGATGGAGGCAGTGCTCTGAGCCTGCGCGTTGCGACGTGACCTTGGCATCACTGCCTCCGTTCGCACGGCGAACAGCCAGGGTGATGGATGCAGTGCTCCGCGCCCGAGCATGGCGATGCGGCCATGGCATCACTGCCTCCGTTCGTACGTCACGGCCAGGGTGATGGCGGCAGTGCTCTGAGCATGCGCATGGCGATGTGGCCTTGGCATCGCTGCCTCCGTTCGTACGGCACACAGCCAGGATGATGGAATTGGTGCTCTGCGCCCGCGCGTGGCGACGAGTCCACAGCAGGGCAGCCCCATCGCGCCGGGTCCCACCCGCGCAGGGCGGTCCTAGCTTGAGGCGATTCACCGGGGGAGGGCGGCACATGGATGGCGCGGCGGTGGCGGGCTCGATGCGAGCGGCGGTCGTGGGTGGGCCTCGGGGCATCCGCGTGGAGCGCGTGGCCCGGCCTGAACCGGGCCCCGGCCAGGTGCGGGTGCGGCTGGAGGGCTGCGGCGTCTGCGGCTCCAACCTCCCCGTGTGGGAAGGGCGCGACTGGTTCCGCTACCCCCTGCCGCCCGGCGCTCCGGGCCACGAGGGCTGGGGCGTGGTGGACGCCCTGGGCCCGGACGTCTCCGGCCTGAAACCCGGTGACCGCGTGGCCATGCTCTCGTCGGCCGCCTTCGCGGAGTACGACGTGGCGGACACGGCCTCCACGGTGGTGCTGCCGCCGTCGCTCGCGGGCAAGCCCTTTCCCGGCGAACCCCTGGGCTGCGCGATGAACATCTTCCGGCGCGCGGACATCCAGCCGGGCCAGACGGTCGCCATCATCGGCATCGGCTTCCTGGGCGCGGTGGTGACGCGGCTCGCGGCCCACGCGGGCGCGCGCGTGCTGGCCATCGCCCGCAGGCCCTGGGCGCTGGAGCTGGCGCGCGGCCAGGGCGCCGCCGAGTGCATCCCCATGGATGACCACCACCGCATCATCGAGCGCGTGAAGTCCCTGACCGGGAACACCTTCTGCGACCGCGTCATCGAAGTCGTCGGCGAGCAGTGGCCGTTGGATCTCGCCTCGGAGCTCACGCGCGTGCGCGGCAGGCTGGTCATCGCGGGCTACCACCAGGACGGGCCACGGCAGGTGAACCTGCAGCTGTGGAACTGGCGCGGGCTGGACGTCGTCAACGCCCACGAGCGCGACCCCCAGGTCTACGTCGAGGGCATGCGCATGGCCGTGGACGCCGTCGCCTCCGGCCGGTTGGATCCATTCCCCCTCTTCACCTCCTTCCCCATGGGGGAGCTGGACCGCGCCTTCGAGGCCATGCGCGCGCGCCCGGACGGCTTCCTCAAGGGGATCGTCACCCCATGAGTGCCACCCCGGCAGCGAAACCCCGCGTCGGCTTCCTGGGCGTGGGCTGGATTGGACGCAACCGCATGGAGGCCGTCGTGCGCTCGGAGCAGGTCCAGGTGGTGGGCCTCTGCGACCCCTCCGCCGACGCGGCCCGGGAAGCCCAGGCGCTCGCCCCTGGCGCGAGGTGCGTCGGGTCGCTGGACGCGCTGCTCGACCTGGAGCTTGACGGGCTGGTCATCGCCACGCCCAGCGCGGTGCACGCGGAGCAGTCCCTGCGCGCGCTGGAGCGGGGCGTGTCCGTGTTCTGCCAGAAGCCCCTGGGCCGCACGGCCGCGGAGGTGCGCCGCGTGGTGGAGGCGGCCCGCGCGAAGGACCGGCTCCTGGGCGTGGACCTGAGCTACCGCTTCACCACCGGCATGCGGCAACTGCGCGAGCGCATCCAAGAGGGCTCGCTGGGCCACGTCTACGCGGTGAACCTCGTGTTCCACAACGCGTACGGCCCGGACAAGCCGTGGTTCTACGACCCGAAGCAGGCGGGCGGCGGCTGCGTGATGGACCTGGGCATCCACCTGGTGGACCTGGCGCTGTGGACGCTCGGCTTTCCGGCGGTGGAGGCGGTGTCCACCCGGCGCTTCGCTCAAGGCCGGCCGCTGGCCTCGCGCGAGGAGGGCGTGGAGGACTTCGCCGCCGCGCAGCTCCTCCTGGGCACGGGCACGGCCGTGCAGCTCGCCTGCTCCTGGAAGCTGCCCGCCGGGTGCGACGCGGTCATCGAGGCGGCCTTCTACGGCACGAAGGGCGGCGCCGCGTTCCGCAACGTGGACGGCTCCTTCTACGACTTCACCGCGGACGTGTTCCAGGGCACGAAGCGTGAGCGGCTGAGCGCGCCGCCCGACGCCTGGGGCGGACGGGCCGCCGTGGCGTGGGCCACCCGGCTGGCGCAGGGTGAGCGCTTCGACGCGGAGGCGGAGCGGCTCGTGGACGTGGCCACCACGTTGGACCGGCTCTACGCCTGAGCCGCACAGGGAAGGGGTGGGGCCAGCGGTGCGTTTCCCACGCTCATGCCGAACGCCTCCGTCCCTTCCGCATCGTTGTCGCGCGCGATGGCCTGGCTCCAGCCGCACCGGCGCGCGGTCGTCTTCATCCTCCTGCTGGTGCTGACGGGCTCCGCGCTGAGCGCGCTGGAGCCGCTGGTGCTCAAGTACATCTTCGACCAGCTGGGCGCGCAAGGCGCCGCCCGGGCGGTGCTCCTGGGCGTCGTGGGGCTGGTGCTCATGGGCCTGACGCGCGAGTCGCTCGCCTCCACGGCGAACTGGCTCACCTGGCGCACGCGCATCGGCGTGCACTATTCGCTCAACGAGGCCACCGTCACGCGCCTCCACTCGCTGCCCCTGAGCTTCCACCGCGAGGAGGGCGTGGGCGCCATCATGACCCGGCTCGACCGCGGCATGCAGGGCTTCGTAGGCGCCATCACGGAGCTGGCCTTCAACGTCGTGCCCGCCGCGGCGTACCTGCTGCTCTCCGTCATCATCATGCTGCGGCTGGACTGGCGGCTGGCGCTGGTGGCGCTCGCGTTCGCGCCCATCCCCGTGCTCATCGCCCGCAAGGCCGCGCCCGTGCAGACGAAGCGCGAGCAGACGCTGATGGACCGCTGGGCCAGCATCTACGCCCGCTTCAACGAAGTGCTCTCCGGCATCGTCACCGTGAAGAGCTGCGCCATGGAGGAGCGTGAGAAGCAGCGCTTCCTGCACGGCGTGCGGGAGGCCAACGCCGTCGTCGTCCGGGGCGTGGGCTACGACGCGGTGGTGAGTGGCAGCCAGAACATCGTCGTGCTGG
This DNA window, taken from Corallococcus coralloides DSM 2259, encodes the following:
- a CDS encoding MDR/zinc-dependent alcohol dehydrogenase-like family protein, with the translated sequence MDGAAVAGSMRAAVVGGPRGIRVERVARPEPGPGQVRVRLEGCGVCGSNLPVWEGRDWFRYPLPPGAPGHEGWGVVDALGPDVSGLKPGDRVAMLSSAAFAEYDVADTASTVVLPPSLAGKPFPGEPLGCAMNIFRRADIQPGQTVAIIGIGFLGAVVTRLAAHAGARVLAIARRPWALELARGQGAAECIPMDDHHRIIERVKSLTGNTFCDRVIEVVGEQWPLDLASELTRVRGRLVIAGYHQDGPRQVNLQLWNWRGLDVVNAHERDPQVYVEGMRMAVDAVASGRLDPFPLFTSFPMGELDRAFEAMRARPDGFLKGIVTP
- a CDS encoding Gfo/Idh/MocA family protein; translation: MSATPAAKPRVGFLGVGWIGRNRMEAVVRSEQVQVVGLCDPSADAAREAQALAPGARCVGSLDALLDLELDGLVIATPSAVHAEQSLRALERGVSVFCQKPLGRTAAEVRRVVEAARAKDRLLGVDLSYRFTTGMRQLRERIQEGSLGHVYAVNLVFHNAYGPDKPWFYDPKQAGGGCVMDLGIHLVDLALWTLGFPAVEAVSTRRFAQGRPLASREEGVEDFAAAQLLLGTGTAVQLACSWKLPAGCDAVIEAAFYGTKGGAAFRNVDGSFYDFTADVFQGTKRERLSAPPDAWGGRAAVAWATRLAQGERFDAEAERLVDVATTLDRLYA